In one Pseudomonas hydrolytica genomic region, the following are encoded:
- a CDS encoding glucan 1,4-alpha-maltotetraohydrolase domain-containing protein — translation MNRYLRLAALTLALAPLAYPWGNLVRAADAPGKTASGVRYHGGDEIILQGFHWNTVRTSSNWYATLASMAPTLAADGFSAIWMPVPWRDFSSWSDPGNGTSGGGEGYFWHDFNKNGRYGSDSLLRQAASALNAAGVKPIYDVVPNHMNRGYPDKEINLPAGQGLWRHDCNDPGNYANDCDDGDRFMGGDADLNTGHPQNYAMFRDEFARLRSQYGAGGFRFDFVRGYAGERVASWMSDAHDNGFCLGELWKAPGEYPSWDWRNGASWQQILKDWSDRAKCTVFDFALKERMQNGGIADWRHGLNGNPDARWREVAVTFVDNHDTGYSPGPHGGQHHWPLPDARLKQAYAYILSSPGTPVVYWPHMYDWGHGDFIRQLIQIRRTAGVKAASAIQFHSGFSGLVATISGSQQQLLIALDSNLSSPGQVASGDFTQALNTDNGAIRIWRSGQGGGDEQGNLVSVNFRCDNGVTQWGDSVYALGNVAQLGNWSPAGAVRLTDTSAYPTWKGSIALPAGQQVQWKCIVRSESNPTQVKTWQPGGNNSVTVATGASTAGSF, via the coding sequence ATGAACCGATACCTGCGACTGGCCGCGCTGACCCTGGCCCTGGCGCCGCTGGCCTACCCCTGGGGCAATCTGGTGCGTGCCGCCGACGCGCCGGGCAAGACCGCCAGCGGCGTGCGCTACCACGGCGGCGACGAGATCATCCTCCAGGGCTTTCACTGGAATACCGTGCGGACCTCGAGCAACTGGTACGCGACCCTGGCCAGCATGGCGCCGACCCTGGCCGCCGACGGCTTCAGTGCGATCTGGATGCCGGTGCCCTGGCGCGATTTCTCCAGCTGGAGCGACCCCGGCAACGGCACCTCGGGCGGTGGCGAAGGCTACTTCTGGCACGACTTCAACAAGAACGGCCGCTATGGCAGCGACAGCCTGCTCAGACAGGCCGCCAGCGCGCTCAATGCGGCCGGGGTCAAACCCATCTACGACGTGGTGCCCAACCACATGAACCGCGGCTACCCGGACAAGGAGATCAACCTGCCGGCCGGCCAGGGGCTGTGGCGCCACGACTGCAATGACCCGGGCAACTACGCCAACGACTGCGACGACGGCGACCGCTTCATGGGCGGCGACGCCGACCTCAATACCGGCCACCCGCAGAACTACGCGATGTTCCGCGACGAGTTCGCCAGGCTGCGCAGCCAGTATGGCGCCGGGGGCTTTCGCTTCGACTTCGTCCGCGGCTACGCCGGCGAGCGGGTCGCCAGCTGGATGAGCGATGCCCACGACAACGGCTTCTGCCTCGGCGAGCTGTGGAAGGCGCCGGGCGAGTACCCGAGCTGGGACTGGCGCAACGGCGCCAGCTGGCAGCAGATCCTCAAGGACTGGTCCGATCGCGCCAAGTGCACGGTGTTCGACTTCGCCCTCAAGGAGCGCATGCAGAACGGCGGCATCGCCGACTGGCGCCACGGCCTCAACGGCAACCCCGATGCGCGCTGGCGCGAGGTGGCGGTGACCTTCGTCGACAACCACGACACCGGCTATTCGCCCGGCCCGCACGGCGGCCAGCACCACTGGCCGCTGCCGGATGCGCGGCTGAAGCAGGCCTATGCCTACATCCTCAGCAGCCCGGGTACACCGGTGGTGTACTGGCCGCACATGTACGACTGGGGCCATGGCGACTTCATCCGCCAGCTGATCCAGATCCGCCGTACGGCGGGGGTCAAGGCGGCCTCGGCGATCCAGTTCCACTCGGGCTTCTCCGGCCTGGTAGCGACCATCAGCGGCAGCCAGCAGCAACTGCTGATCGCCCTGGACTCCAACCTGTCCTCGCCCGGCCAGGTGGCCAGCGGCGACTTCACCCAGGCGCTCAACACTGATAACGGCGCGATTCGTATCTGGCGCAGCGGTCAGGGCGGCGGGGATGAGCAGGGCAACCTGGTCAGCGTCAACTTCCGTTGCGACAACGGCGTGACCCAGTGGGGCGACAGCGTCTATGCGCTGGGCAATGTCGCCCAGCTGGGCAACTGGAGCCCGGCCGGCGCCGTGCGCCTGACCGACACCAGCGCCTACCCGACCTGGAAAGGCAGCATCGCCCTGCCGGCCGGCCAGCAGGTGCAGTGGAAGTGCATAGTGCGCAGCGAAAGCAACCCGACCCAGGTCAAGACCTGGCAGCCGGGCGGCAACAACAGCGTGACGGTGGCGACAGGGGCCAGCACGGCGGGGAGTTTCTAA
- a CDS encoding REP-associated tyrosine transposase: MSDYRRAREQGACYFFTLVSHQRRPFLTEAPVRAALRGAIEQVRRGYPFAIHGWVLLPDHLHCLWQLPPGDAEFGLRWSMIKRLTSQALPQSEGVSLSRRLRREAGLWQRRFWEHRIRDEQDLRRHLDYLHWNPVRHGLVQQVVDWPWSSFHRLVREGVYPADWGGVAEDEGTFGE; this comes from the coding sequence ATGTCCGACTACCGCCGCGCCCGGGAGCAGGGCGCCTGCTATTTCTTCACCCTGGTCAGCCACCAGCGCCGGCCGTTTCTCACCGAGGCGCCGGTGCGCGCGGCATTGCGCGGCGCCATCGAGCAGGTGCGCCGGGGCTATCCTTTTGCCATCCACGGCTGGGTGCTGCTGCCCGATCACCTGCACTGCCTGTGGCAGCTGCCCCCGGGCGATGCCGAGTTCGGCCTGCGCTGGTCGATGATCAAGCGCCTGACCAGCCAGGCCCTGCCGCAATCCGAGGGCGTCAGCCTGAGCCGGCGTCTGCGCCGCGAGGCGGGCTTGTGGCAACGGCGATTCTGGGAACACCGCATCCGCGACGAACAGGACCTGCGCCGGCACCTGGATTACCTGCATTGGAATCCGGTGCGCCATGGCCTGGTGCAGCAGGTGGTGGATTGGCCCTGGTCGAGCTTCCATCGCCTGGTGCGCGAGGGCGTGTACCCGGCGGATTGGGGCGGGGTGGCAGAGGACGAGGGAACGTTTGGCGAATGA